A single window of Paenibacillus sp. SYP-B4298 DNA harbors:
- the map gene encoding type I methionyl aminopeptidase — MGNARRIRTPEQIARIGRAGAVVAACHQELRSRLRPGMTTARIDQFVERYLRRHGARAAQKGYKGFPYATCASVNDTVCHGFPDDHPLSLGDLVTIDMVAELDGWLADSAWTYAIGKPKPADALLLDAARQALYAGIRVAQAGNYIGDIGAAIERCAQRQGLSVIPDFIGHGIGRAIHEKPEVFHTASQGRGERLEEGMVITIEPILTAGDPSTFTHSDGWTVTTLDGSRTAQYEHTIAITKGMPLILTRQR, encoded by the coding sequence ATGGGCAATGCACGAAGGATTCGCACGCCAGAGCAGATTGCGCGCATCGGACGTGCTGGCGCAGTTGTTGCTGCATGTCACCAGGAGCTGCGCAGTCGACTGCGTCCAGGGATGACAACAGCTCGGATCGACCAGTTTGTCGAGCGCTATCTCCGCCGCCACGGCGCCAGAGCGGCTCAGAAGGGCTACAAAGGGTTTCCGTATGCCACCTGTGCGTCCGTCAACGATACAGTATGCCATGGCTTTCCTGATGACCATCCGCTTAGCCTTGGAGACCTCGTAACGATCGATATGGTCGCAGAGCTGGACGGCTGGCTGGCTGATTCGGCCTGGACCTACGCGATCGGCAAGCCGAAGCCAGCAGATGCGCTGCTGCTGGACGCAGCCAGACAAGCGCTCTACGCCGGTATTCGAGTAGCGCAGGCTGGCAACTATATCGGCGACATCGGGGCAGCCATCGAGCGCTGTGCACAGCGGCAAGGCCTGTCTGTCATCCCCGACTTTATCGGGCATGGCATCGGTCGGGCGATCCATGAAAAGCCCGAGGTGTTCCATACAGCTTCACAAGGAAGGGGCGAGAGGCTGGAGGAGGGAATGGTGATCACGATCGAGCCGATCCTGACGGCTGGCGATCCATCGACCTTCACACATAGCGATGGCTGGACGGTCACGACACTTGATGGAAGTCGTACAGCTCAGTACGAGCATACCATTGCCATTACGAAGGGCATGCCCCTCATTCTGACTCGCCAACGTTAA
- the coxB gene encoding cytochrome c oxidase subunit II: MMNRWHVMKRLMPLLAMMSLLLAACGREDLSTLNPQGPVAEQQFGLMKLSISIMVLVVVVVFVIAIYVLIRFRRKPGDNRIPVQVEGNHKLEIIWTVIPLILLVILGVPTVKTVFGLAKDYSNDENAIQVKVTAHQYWWEFEYPGYGVKTAQEMVVPANAVISIEAKTADVLHSFWIPALAGKIDTNPGGNVNRMYFEANKPGVYYGKCAELCGPSHAYMDFKVKAVDEASFQRWVTAMKAPAELPADPAIAEKFVNECLTCHAIGDKGGQLYPNLTGMGDKVAVAGFLINTDDPKYANEGSAYENLKRWIADPQEVKPGNSMPKVNLTEQEIDAIAKYLSEQKLDY; this comes from the coding sequence ATGATGAATCGGTGGCATGTAATGAAACGGCTTATGCCGCTTCTTGCCATGATGTCGCTGCTGCTGGCGGCATGCGGACGGGAGGACTTGTCCACGCTGAATCCACAGGGACCTGTGGCAGAGCAGCAGTTCGGACTTATGAAATTGTCGATCTCGATCATGGTTCTGGTGGTCGTAGTCGTGTTTGTCATTGCCATTTATGTACTGATCCGGTTCCGCAGGAAGCCAGGCGATAACCGCATACCGGTACAGGTGGAGGGCAACCACAAGCTGGAGATCATTTGGACAGTTATTCCGCTTATTTTGCTTGTTATTTTGGGTGTGCCTACAGTTAAGACCGTATTTGGACTGGCTAAGGACTACAGCAATGACGAGAACGCCATCCAGGTTAAAGTAACAGCTCACCAATACTGGTGGGAGTTTGAATACCCTGGTTACGGCGTCAAGACGGCTCAGGAGATGGTTGTGCCTGCGAATGCGGTCATCTCGATCGAGGCGAAGACAGCGGACGTGTTGCACTCCTTCTGGATTCCGGCTCTGGCTGGCAAGATTGACACCAACCCTGGCGGCAATGTGAACAGAATGTATTTTGAGGCGAACAAGCCTGGGGTCTACTATGGCAAGTGTGCCGAGCTGTGCGGACCTTCCCATGCGTATATGGACTTCAAGGTAAAGGCAGTGGACGAGGCATCCTTCCAGCGCTGGGTAACAGCGATGAAGGCGCCTGCGGAGCTTCCAGCCGATCCGGCGATTGCCGAGAAGTTCGTCAACGAATGCTTGACTTGCCATGCCATTGGTGACAAGGGCGGACAGTTGTATCCGAACCTGACAGGTATGGGCGACAAGGTTGCTGTAGCGGGCTTCCTGATCAATACAGACGATCCGAAATACGCAAACGAAGGCAGCGCCTATGAGAACCTGAAGCGTTGGATTGCTGATCCTCAAGAGGTTAAGCCAGGCAACAGCATGCCTAAAGTCAACCTGACGGAACAGGAAATTGATGCCATCGCCAAATATTTGTCCGAGCAAAAGCTGGACTATTAA
- the ctaD gene encoding cytochrome c oxidase subunit I: MDWLTTVDHKKIGILYLIAGGFFFLLGGLEAILIRLQLWKPLNDFVSPDTYNELLTMHGTTMIFLAAMPLLFALMNAIVPLQIGARDVAFPFVNALGFWTFFFGGVLLNVSWFTGGAPDAGWTSYVPLASTTYSQNHGVDYYVLGLQISGIGSLIGGINFLVTIINMRAPGMSFMRMPMFTWTAFITSALILFAFPALTVGLAALMFDRLFSANFFEVANGGNVVLWEHIFWIFGHPEVYILILPAFGIISEVISTFARKRLFGYSSMVFATMLIGFLGFMVWAHHMFTTGLGPIANSLFSIATMLIAVPTGIKIFNWLFTMWGGSIRFTAANLFAVGFVPTFVMGGVTGVMLAAAPADFQYHDSYFVVAHFHYVIVGGLVLGIFAGLHYWWPKMFGRMLNEGLGKLTFWTFFIGFHLTFFVQHFLGLLGMPRRIYTYQDGLDLNLMNLISTVGAILMGIGTIVFLVNVVVTWAKPKNAANDPWEDGRTLEWSIPSPAPEYNFVQTPLVRGYDALWKEKMDGNKGMTPAEPIGPIHMPSPSILPFVMSLGLFVTGLGLMYNFVFAGIGLLITFGCMFLRSVFDDHGFHIEPEELQDKGVKA; this comes from the coding sequence ATGGATTGGCTGACAACGGTTGACCACAAAAAAATCGGGATTTTATACCTGATTGCAGGGGGCTTCTTTTTCCTGCTCGGCGGTCTTGAGGCGATCCTGATCCGGCTTCAGTTGTGGAAGCCGCTCAATGACTTTGTAAGCCCGGATACTTATAATGAATTGCTTACGATGCATGGCACCACGATGATCTTCCTGGCAGCAATGCCGTTGTTATTTGCTCTGATGAATGCGATCGTACCTTTGCAGATCGGTGCGCGCGACGTTGCATTCCCTTTTGTGAATGCACTGGGCTTTTGGACCTTCTTCTTCGGCGGCGTGCTGCTGAATGTGAGCTGGTTCACAGGTGGAGCGCCTGATGCCGGCTGGACATCCTATGTGCCGCTGGCGTCGACGACGTATAGCCAGAATCATGGGGTAGACTACTATGTACTCGGCTTGCAGATTTCCGGTATCGGCTCGCTGATCGGTGGAATCAACTTCCTGGTTACCATCATCAACATGCGCGCGCCAGGAATGAGCTTCATGCGGATGCCGATGTTTACATGGACTGCATTTATTACATCTGCGCTCATCCTGTTCGCTTTCCCGGCTCTGACTGTCGGTTTGGCGGCACTGATGTTCGACCGTCTGTTCAGCGCCAACTTCTTTGAAGTGGCGAATGGCGGTAATGTCGTTCTGTGGGAGCATATTTTCTGGATCTTCGGACATCCTGAGGTTTACATTCTGATCTTGCCTGCGTTCGGCATTATCTCGGAAGTCATCAGCACGTTCGCTCGCAAGCGGCTGTTTGGTTACAGCTCGATGGTATTTGCAACGATGCTGATCGGCTTCCTGGGCTTCATGGTGTGGGCTCACCACATGTTCACCACTGGCCTTGGTCCAATCGCCAACTCGTTGTTCTCGATTGCGACGATGCTGATCGCCGTGCCTACAGGCATCAAGATTTTCAACTGGCTCTTCACCATGTGGGGTGGCTCGATCCGCTTCACGGCAGCCAACCTGTTCGCCGTCGGTTTTGTTCCGACGTTCGTAATGGGCGGCGTAACAGGCGTTATGCTTGCTGCTGCGCCTGCTGACTTCCAGTACCATGACTCGTACTTCGTCGTTGCTCACTTCCACTACGTCATCGTAGGTGGTCTGGTATTGGGTATTTTCGCGGGTCTGCACTACTGGTGGCCTAAGATGTTTGGACGCATGCTGAATGAAGGACTCGGCAAACTGACGTTCTGGACCTTCTTTATCGGCTTCCATCTGACCTTCTTCGTACAGCATTTCCTGGGCTTGCTGGGGATGCCGCGTCGTATCTATACGTATCAGGACGGATTGGATTTGAACCTGATGAACCTGATCAGTACAGTTGGCGCAATCCTGATGGGGATTGGAACGATCGTGTTCCTGGTCAACGTTGTTGTTACTTGGGCTAAGCCTAAGAATGCGGCTAATGATCCATGGGAAGACGGACGTACATTGGAGTGGTCGATTCCTTCGCCGGCTCCAGAGTACAACTTCGTGCAAACCCCGCTTGTACGCGGCTATGACGCACTGTGGAAAGAAAAAATGGACGGTAACAAGGGCATGACGCCTGCTGAACCGATTGGTCCGATTCATATGCCATCGCCATCGATTCTGCCATTTGTGATGTCGCTGGGTCTGTTCGTTACCGGACTTGGCTTAATGTACAATTTTGTATTTGCAGGCATTGGCTTGCTCATTACATTCGGATGTATGTTCCTCAGATCGGTGTTTGATGATCACGGGTTCCATATTGAGCCGGAAGAACTGCAAGACAAGGGGGTAAAAGCATGA
- the fsa gene encoding fructose-6-phosphate aldolase, which produces MKFFIDTANLEDIKKAYKIGVLSGVTTNPSLVAKEGVKFEDRIEEILREVPEVESVSAEVTPDAVTAEEMIAQANELIKINNNDKNITIKLPMTLAGLEACRYLSQKGVKTNVTLIFTVNQALLASRAGATYVSPFLGRLDDISEDGVQLVARVAELFRVHNLDTQIIAASVRHPDHVTRVALAGAHIATIPFSVIEQLSKHPLTDQGMEKFAADWKKAVQ; this is translated from the coding sequence ATGAAATTTTTTATCGACACAGCAAACCTGGAAGACATTAAGAAAGCCTATAAAATCGGTGTCCTGTCCGGCGTCACCACCAACCCGTCTCTGGTGGCCAAGGAAGGCGTAAAGTTCGAGGATCGCATTGAGGAGATTTTGCGCGAGGTGCCTGAGGTGGAGTCGGTATCCGCCGAGGTAACGCCGGATGCTGTCACAGCAGAAGAGATGATTGCGCAAGCCAATGAGCTCATCAAGATTAACAATAACGACAAAAATATTACGATCAAGCTGCCTATGACACTGGCAGGCCTGGAAGCATGCCGCTACTTGTCCCAAAAAGGCGTAAAAACCAACGTGACGCTCATCTTTACTGTGAACCAGGCGCTGCTGGCTTCCCGTGCAGGCGCGACCTATGTATCGCCGTTCCTGGGTCGTCTGGACGACATCTCCGAGGATGGCGTGCAACTGGTTGCCAGAGTAGCCGAGCTGTTCCGCGTCCATAACCTGGATACGCAGATCATCGCTGCATCCGTGCGTCACCCGGATCATGTCACTCGTGTAGCGCTGGCAGGCGCGCATATTGCCACCATTCCATTCAGTGTGATCGAGCAGCTCTCGAAGCATCCGCTCACGGATCAAGGCATGGAGAAATTCGCTGCAGACTGGAAGAAGGCTGTTCAGTAA
- the gndA gene encoding NADP-dependent phosphogluconate dehydrogenase yields the protein MSKQQIGVIGLAVMGKNLAMNIESRGFSVALYNRSPEKTDDLLKEAPGRNFVGTYSMEEFVGALETPRKILIMVQAGQATDATINQLVPLLSPGDILIDGGNAYFPDTQRRNKELSAQGFRFIGAGVSGGEEGALKGPAIMPGGQQDAYELVEPILTAISAKVNGDPCCTYIGPDGAGHYVKMVHNGIEYGDMQLIGEAYHLLKDVLGVSTEELANIFSEWNNGELDSYLIEITADIFTKTDPDTGKPMVDVILDSAGQKGTGKWTSQSALDLGVPLSIITESVFARFISALKEERVAASQKLSGPAATAFDGDRQQFIEAVRQALYASKIASYAQGFAQMRAASEAYGWDLNYGSIAMIFRGGCIIRARFLQNIKDAYDRNPQLANLFLDDYFGGIVQRYQSAWREVVAIAVTRGIPVPAFASALAYYDSYRTERLPANLLQAQRDYFGAHTFERVDKPGKFHYQWIEEQGEA from the coding sequence GTGAGCAAACAACAAATCGGAGTCATCGGCCTGGCGGTAATGGGCAAAAATCTGGCCATGAATATTGAGAGCCGCGGCTTCTCTGTTGCATTGTACAACCGTTCGCCGGAGAAAACGGACGATCTCCTGAAGGAAGCGCCGGGCAGAAACTTCGTCGGCACCTACAGCATGGAGGAGTTTGTCGGGGCGCTGGAGACACCGCGCAAAATCTTGATTATGGTACAGGCCGGTCAGGCGACAGATGCGACCATTAATCAGTTGGTTCCGCTGCTTAGTCCTGGCGATATCCTCATCGACGGCGGCAACGCCTATTTCCCGGACACACAGCGCCGCAACAAGGAGCTGTCCGCACAGGGCTTCCGCTTCATCGGTGCAGGCGTGTCCGGCGGCGAGGAGGGCGCCCTCAAGGGGCCGGCGATTATGCCGGGCGGACAGCAGGACGCCTATGAGCTGGTGGAGCCGATCCTGACCGCGATCTCCGCCAAGGTGAACGGCGACCCTTGCTGCACCTATATCGGGCCGGATGGCGCTGGACATTACGTCAAGATGGTGCATAACGGCATTGAATATGGCGATATGCAACTGATCGGCGAAGCCTATCATCTGCTCAAGGATGTGCTTGGTGTAAGCACAGAGGAGCTGGCGAACATCTTCAGCGAGTGGAACAATGGCGAGCTGGACAGCTATCTGATTGAGATTACAGCCGACATCTTCACGAAGACAGACCCGGACACCGGCAAGCCGATGGTAGATGTGATTCTGGACTCTGCCGGCCAGAAGGGGACGGGCAAGTGGACAAGCCAGAGCGCACTCGATCTGGGCGTGCCGCTATCCATCATTACGGAATCGGTATTTGCTCGCTTCATCTCGGCTCTGAAGGAAGAGCGCGTCGCTGCGAGCCAGAAGCTGAGCGGCCCTGCGGCTACTGCATTTGACGGCGACCGCCAGCAGTTTATAGAGGCAGTGCGCCAGGCGCTGTATGCGAGCAAGATCGCTTCCTACGCTCAGGGCTTTGCACAGATGCGAGCTGCCTCGGAGGCGTATGGATGGGATCTGAACTATGGCAGCATCGCAATGATCTTCCGTGGCGGCTGCATTATCCGTGCCCGCTTCCTGCAAAATATCAAGGATGCGTATGACCGGAATCCGCAACTGGCGAACCTGTTCCTTGATGACTACTTCGGCGGCATCGTTCAGCGCTATCAGTCGGCATGGAGAGAGGTTGTTGCTATTGCGGTCACACGTGGCATTCCGGTGCCGGCCTTTGCATCTGCACTGGCCTACTACGACAGCTATCGCACCGAGCGTCTCCCAGCCAATCTGCTTCAGGCACAGCGTGACTATTTTGGTGCACATACGTTCGAGAGAGTAGATAAGCCTGGCAAGTTCCACTACCAGTGGATCGAAGAGCAAGGCGAAGCTTAA
- a CDS encoding LysR family transcriptional regulator, with the protein MTNNYELYKVFYWAAKTGSLTQAAKALYLTQPSVSHAIKQLEDSFGLTLFQRTAKGVTLTPEGTMLYSYIEQSHILITLAEEKMAALKSLESGELRVGGSDSLFKHYLLPYLELFHQLYPDIRLHLNHGTTPEVISFLKEGKIDLGVVRMPIVDPQLEVRETIQLQDCFVAGETYSQLINEVLTLEQLQRYPIILFSRNSRARMAITELFQSYGYTLRPEIEVGSVDLLIQFARRGLGISFVTREFVSKELEEGSLFEVQLNVPLPPSNVGIMTMRNMPLTVTATTFMDLVK; encoded by the coding sequence ATGACCAACAATTACGAGCTGTACAAGGTGTTCTACTGGGCCGCCAAGACGGGCAGCCTGACGCAAGCAGCCAAGGCACTCTATCTGACCCAGCCCAGCGTCAGCCACGCGATCAAGCAATTGGAGGATAGCTTCGGACTCACGCTGTTTCAACGTACCGCTAAGGGCGTGACGCTTACGCCAGAGGGGACGATGCTGTATTCCTATATTGAACAGTCTCACATTTTGATTACATTGGCCGAGGAGAAGATGGCCGCACTCAAAAGTCTGGAGAGCGGCGAGCTGCGAGTCGGCGGCAGCGATTCCTTATTCAAGCATTACCTGCTCCCTTATCTGGAGCTGTTCCACCAGCTATATCCAGACATCAGGCTCCATCTGAACCATGGCACAACACCAGAGGTCATCTCCTTTCTCAAGGAAGGCAAGATCGATCTGGGGGTTGTACGCATGCCGATCGTCGATCCACAGTTGGAGGTACGGGAGACCATCCAGCTACAGGATTGCTTTGTGGCGGGCGAGACTTACTCTCAGCTCATAAATGAGGTGCTTACGCTGGAGCAGCTTCAGCGATACCCCATCATTCTATTCTCCCGCAACAGTCGGGCCCGAATGGCGATTACCGAGCTGTTCCAGAGCTATGGCTATACGCTGCGTCCCGAGATCGAGGTGGGCAGCGTGGATCTGCTCATCCAGTTCGCCCGTCGGGGACTGGGCATCTCCTTCGTAACGCGGGAGTTCGTGTCCAAGGAGCTGGAGGAGGGCTCGTTATTCGAGGTGCAGCTCAATGTGCCGCTTCCCCCCTCCAATGTGGGCATAATGACGATGCGCAATATGCCGCTGACGGTGACTGCAACCACCTTCATGGATCTGGTCAAGTAA
- the tkt gene encoding transketolase, producing the protein MPTTSTVEQLAIDTIRTLSIDAINSANSGHPGLPMGAAPMAYTLWAQFLQHNPAHSKWFNRDRFVLSAGHGSALLYSLLHLSGYQVSLEDLKQFRKLNSKTPGHPEFGHTDGVDATTGPLGQGIAMAVGMAMAEAHLAARFNQESYPVVDHYTYALVGDGCLMEGISYEAMSMAGHMKLGKLIVLYDSNDISLDGELSLSFGENIQKRAESANWQYLRVEDGNDIGQIAAAIAAAKQHDSQPTLIEVRTIIGYGSKAQGTNKVHGNPLGKEEAKATKEVYGWRYEEEFTVPQEVRAHFEQLKSRGQAQEDEWNRLVAAYRAQYPAQGEELERIIEGKVSLSAEQLLTFDSSKAISTRVASGEAINHYVRLEPSIFGGSADLSHSTMTDIKGEQTFAIQSYAGRNVYFGVREHAMGAAGNGMALHGGVKPFVSTFFVFSDYLRPSIRLAALQKLPIIYVFTHDSIAVGEDGPTHEPVEHLAALRTIPGLTVIRPSDANETASAWAWALQQQDGPVALVLSRQNLPVFEETRGNIDRVAKGGYVLTETNSNPDVVLIATGSEVSLAAAAKAELEKERVSVRVVAMPCRELFDRQPAAYRQSVLPDAASRRITLEAGIALGWERYAGPGGKVLSIDTFGASGSGPQVMEYFGFSTEHVVRLAKELLA; encoded by the coding sequence ATGCCTACAACATCAACCGTTGAACAATTAGCAATTGATACAATTCGTACCTTATCCATCGACGCAATTAACAGCGCCAATTCCGGTCATCCGGGTCTGCCGATGGGGGCGGCTCCGATGGCGTACACGCTATGGGCGCAGTTCTTGCAGCATAACCCGGCGCATTCCAAGTGGTTCAACCGGGATCGCTTTGTTCTGTCGGCAGGTCACGGCTCGGCGCTGCTGTACAGCCTGCTGCATCTGTCCGGCTATCAGGTATCGCTGGAGGATCTGAAGCAGTTCCGCAAGCTGAACAGCAAGACGCCAGGCCATCCTGAATTCGGTCATACCGATGGCGTCGATGCGACGACCGGCCCTCTCGGACAAGGGATTGCGATGGCGGTCGGCATGGCGATGGCCGAGGCGCATCTGGCTGCGAGATTCAACCAGGAGAGCTATCCGGTCGTGGATCATTATACGTATGCGCTGGTTGGCGACGGCTGCCTTATGGAGGGCATCTCGTATGAGGCGATGTCGATGGCCGGGCATATGAAGCTGGGCAAGCTAATCGTGCTGTATGATTCCAATGATATATCGCTGGATGGAGAGCTGAGCTTGTCCTTTGGGGAAAACATTCAGAAGCGTGCGGAATCGGCAAACTGGCAGTATCTGCGCGTCGAGGACGGCAACGACATCGGTCAGATCGCTGCGGCGATCGCCGCAGCCAAGCAGCACGATTCGCAGCCAACCCTGATTGAGGTGCGGACGATTATCGGCTATGGCAGCAAGGCGCAAGGCACGAACAAGGTTCACGGCAATCCGCTCGGCAAGGAAGAGGCGAAGGCGACCAAGGAAGTGTATGGGTGGCGCTATGAGGAGGAATTCACGGTTCCTCAGGAGGTTCGCGCTCACTTCGAGCAGTTGAAGAGCCGCGGCCAAGCGCAGGAGGATGAATGGAATCGGTTGGTAGCCGCCTATCGCGCGCAATATCCGGCTCAGGGAGAGGAGCTGGAGCGGATCATCGAGGGTAAAGTATCGCTGAGTGCTGAGCAGCTACTGACCTTTGATTCCTCGAAGGCGATCTCTACCCGCGTAGCGAGCGGCGAGGCCATCAATCATTATGTCCGCCTGGAGCCGTCGATCTTCGGCGGCAGCGCCGACCTGTCCCATTCGACGATGACGGACATCAAGGGTGAGCAGACCTTTGCCATCCAGTCCTATGCCGGACGCAACGTCTACTTCGGTGTGCGCGAGCATGCGATGGGCGCGGCAGGCAACGGCATGGCGCTGCACGGCGGCGTGAAGCCGTTCGTCAGCACATTCTTCGTGTTCAGCGACTATCTGCGGCCATCGATTCGTCTGGCTGCGCTGCAGAAGCTGCCGATCATCTATGTGTTCACGCATGACTCGATTGCTGTCGGGGAGGACGGCCCGACCCATGAGCCTGTGGAGCATCTGGCAGCGCTGCGGACGATTCCGGGTCTGACGGTCATCCGTCCGTCGGATGCCAATGAGACTGCGAGTGCTTGGGCTTGGGCGCTGCAGCAGCAGGATGGTCCGGTCGCGCTCGTCCTCAGCAGGCAGAACCTGCCGGTATTCGAGGAGACCCGCGGGAACATCGACCGTGTTGCCAAGGGCGGCTACGTTCTGACGGAGACGAACAGCAACCCGGATGTCGTGTTGATTGCGACAGGCTCTGAGGTCTCGCTGGCTGCGGCGGCGAAGGCTGAGCTGGAGAAGGAGCGGGTCTCTGTGCGGGTCGTAGCTATGCCATGCCGGGAGCTGTTCGACCGTCAGCCTGCGGCCTACCGGCAGAGCGTGCTGCCAGATGCGGCATCGCGCCGGATTACACTCGAGGCGGGCATTGCCCTTGGCTGGGAGCGGTATGCTGGACCAGGGGGCAAGGTGCTATCGATCGATACGTTCGGCGCATCGGGCTCAGGGCCGCAGGTGATGGAATATTTCGGCTTCTCGACTGAACATGTGGTACGATTGGCTAAGGAATTGCTTGCATAA
- the zwf gene encoding glucose-6-phosphate dehydrogenase, which translates to MEPVTYVLFGATGDLAKRKIYPALFNLFIDRKLPQAFSLIGLGRREHTDASFRAHVAQSLQQFSRRQAEDAAQVEQFLQAFQYCVFNIGHQEDYRKLLGMVEHREQQLQMSPNRLFYLSVGPEFFGTIAANIQESGLGSAAGWKRLVIEKPFGHDLQSARELNEKLSKAFAEDEIFRIDHYLGKPMVQRLEALQQTNPVIQALWNNRYIANVQITANETVGVEERAGYYDHVGAVRDMFQNHMLQLLMMVAIQLPHKSHSEQVREKKKRVMEALEPLQRQDVGTYVVRGQYGAGSIQGKQVDPYRSEPGISSDSMNDTFIAAKLEIDDYFWRGVPFYIRTGKRMHEKSTRIVVEFKEPLKHSLPPEEQHVLPNLLIVEMSPGESITLRMNTKDNDTGQFSPIHIDLHPNYGEQPEAYENLIHDALRGDSTFFAHWDEVELSWAWVQPILDAFRENEVPLHHYAAGSYGPVQSSQLLERDGFHWWFDKPEASSPANGQETDARSVQQSEAKEGEHYAYNINR; encoded by the coding sequence ATGGAGCCAGTAACATATGTATTGTTTGGCGCGACGGGGGATTTGGCTAAGCGGAAGATCTATCCGGCCTTGTTCAATCTGTTCATCGACCGGAAGTTGCCTCAAGCCTTCTCCTTGATTGGTCTTGGGCGCAGAGAGCATACCGATGCCTCGTTCCGTGCGCATGTGGCGCAATCGCTGCAACAATTTTCCAGAAGACAGGCTGAGGATGCTGCTCAGGTGGAGCAGTTTCTGCAGGCTTTCCAATATTGCGTATTCAACATCGGGCATCAGGAGGATTACCGCAAGCTGCTCGGGATGGTTGAGCATCGCGAGCAGCAACTGCAGATGTCTCCGAACCGGCTATTCTATCTATCGGTAGGGCCGGAGTTCTTCGGCACGATCGCTGCTAACATCCAGGAGAGCGGACTCGGATCGGCTGCCGGGTGGAAGCGTCTGGTCATCGAGAAGCCCTTCGGGCATGATCTGCAATCCGCACGCGAGCTGAATGAGAAGCTGAGCAAGGCGTTCGCGGAGGATGAGATATTCCGCATCGACCATTACTTGGGCAAGCCGATGGTACAGCGGCTTGAAGCGCTGCAGCAGACGAATCCCGTCATTCAGGCGCTCTGGAACAACCGTTACATCGCCAATGTGCAGATTACCGCTAACGAGACTGTTGGTGTGGAGGAACGCGCCGGTTACTATGATCATGTTGGCGCTGTGCGCGATATGTTCCAGAATCATATGCTCCAGTTGCTCATGATGGTCGCGATCCAACTGCCGCATAAGAGCCATTCCGAGCAGGTGCGCGAGAAGAAGAAGCGGGTGATGGAGGCGCTGGAGCCGCTCCAGCGTCAGGATGTCGGGACATATGTTGTGCGCGGTCAATACGGGGCGGGCAGCATTCAAGGCAAGCAAGTCGATCCATACCGCTCCGAGCCGGGCATCTCCTCCGATTCGATGAACGATACGTTCATTGCGGCTAAGCTGGAGATCGATGATTACTTCTGGCGCGGCGTGCCGTTCTATATCCGCACAGGGAAGAGGATGCATGAGAAATCGACCCGGATCGTGGTGGAGTTCAAGGAGCCGCTCAAGCATTCGCTGCCGCCTGAGGAGCAGCATGTGCTGCCGAACCTGCTCATTGTCGAGATGAGTCCTGGCGAGAGCATCACGCTGCGGATGAATACGAAGGATAATGATACCGGCCAGTTCTCGCCGATTCATATCGATCTGCACCCGAACTATGGCGAGCAGCCGGAGGCTTACGAGAATCTGATCCATGATGCGCTGCGCGGCGACTCGACCTTCTTCGCCCACTGGGATGAGGTAGAGCTGTCATGGGCTTGGGTACAGCCGATCCTGGACGCTTTCCGTGAGAATGAAGTGCCGCTGCATCACTATGCAGCAGGGTCATACGGCCCCGTGCAGTCCAGTCAGCTACTGGAGCGCGATGGCTTCCACTGGTGGTTTGACAAGCCGGAGGCAAGCAGCCCTGCTAACGGGCAGGAGACAGACGCAAGGTCTGTGCAGCAATCCGAAGCAAAGGAAGGGGAACACTATGCCTACAACATCAACCGTTGA